DNA from Helicoverpa zea isolate HzStark_Cry1AcR chromosome 22, ilHelZeax1.1, whole genome shotgun sequence:
ATACGTTGGTCGTAAAGTTgaacgtacctacctacactcGCCGAAAAAAGTTGTCTTTCTATGATAACTCAATCCAAAAACTTGTAAAAGCAGGATTTTTTGCCTTCTACATCACTCACTGGTAACTATCCTACCTATTTTATAGATTGCTTACTAactattcattaatttatttatcttccTTCTACAAACAtctgaattgagaacttcctccgTTTTGAGAAATCGGTTAAATATTACTAAAGCACCTTTCATGTAGGCACTGACCGGGTACCTACTAGGCGTCCAGAATTCGGCAGAGCTATTTTCGCTTAGCAGTTAGCTCTCAAGTGTACAGTCTAGATAAGGCAGCACGCACCCGGCGCGGTATTGTCACCGGTCCACCCACTGCGTGTCCACTAATAGCTGATtagaacataaaatattacattattgaCCGCATCTGTAAGCCTGGTATCGATTTAGATCTAAACGATAAGTGTGGGCTAGGATTAAAAGCAGTTTTGTGAATATGGCGTTATGGGATTTAGTTTTTAGGGTAAAACGAGACTATGATAGACAGTTGatcacagataatgtatttctgttggcgctttaaaaaaaaaacaactataataaaataattaggtattttataacaaacatgtttttttttacgaaaccCTTAATTTTTGGTTTGTAAACAAGTGCGCATCTATACTTCTGGGTAAGTAATGTGGTGATGTCCACAACCTTATTTTAATGTACTTGTAATGTCACGTTACACtcatttcttttcttttttgtactccCCCTATAAACTCCATTGAGATGTACTTCCTTGATTATGCGATCACCTATGCTTTCTTATATACTGCCCTTATGCATTctcatatatacttatttatgcaCTGCCCATATTTACTTCCATCTTTATGTCAGAAACTAAAGGTCTGAtttgtaaaaatacttttgtcaCTGAAAGAACTCAGTGTAAGATACTGTATTTATTGTTCACTGCACGTTGGAATTATTCACCAAAGAGCGATTTCAAACCTAGCGGACACACTCGTCGCGATAATCTTAGATAAATAGCACGTAgtacagcgccatctgttgGCGAATAGCCGACCTACAGACAGGGTCGACATCTACCGTGTAATAGAATTATCTGTTGTCTTTACAACTAGCGCCTCTAGTGTAATATTTGGTAAAACTCAAATTTATGTTACCGCGCATTATACTCCGAATTTGGCGAGGGTCCCCGTTATGAAGGACGTGACCAGATTTCAGAACATTGTAATTCCGCCGGCTTACATGTTATTATGATCGCATTGACATTCAGTTTAGATGAAAAAAATCACCCTAGCTTCCGAAATGTGACATCGTTGACCCATATTTTGTTAATTCTAGTCATTTTTAACGTTACAACATAgagcaatattatatttttgagtaATACTAATTCTTAAgagagtatttatttttttaatattgtagtGTTGTGAAGAGCCTGAATATTTACGTTTTTAATCCCTTGTTACACATTGCCTAAAGTGATAAAAATCTATCCTATTACGTGCCGTGTTAATTAGTTTTCATGATACTGTAAATTTTATActgtttctgaaatattttttatattttcctgttATAATACGAATTATATTGTTGAATTTATATCTTTTCAAAAATGTCTTTCGTGAAATGTTGTTTTGAAGCTGGAGAGGGCCACGATTTTTTGGATTCGTTCGTGCAAAAATGTACAGACCCAGGCTGTAAGTATTAGGCTAATATTGACAGTAGACaaactattatataatttaatttagcaTTATTGGCGCTCAGTCAAGAATGGTCTTTTGTTATTGCCATCTGCATTATTGATTACCTACTTGTAATTGCCGCCAAGGCCGCAAGTTGCGCTAACTTCACGCTCTCAAGCATTTCCGGCTACGATACGTTTTTCCAAAGAAATTTCAgaatcaagaaaaaatacacataaTCTCACACTTTCatctattcatttattttgtattagaaGTATGCCGATAATGTTAACTTAACTAAATCTTCAAGCATActgcatttttaatttaatcagtTTACAGTCGACGTTGTTGGATGGAAGGAATGGAACgcaacgaaaaaaaaattcgaTCGACTGACTCAGAGACTGTgtcttgtattttgtttttgtacagAAAGTGAATGTTTTTATAGTGTTATCAGTAGCGTATACAGTAGAGGAATACAATGGCTGGTATGTCCTAATtaagttaaaacttttattaccgtatatcttagtttaatttgtttactaaatagaattttgacatatgTTCAGTTTTGGTGGCGCCATCTTGCTTTCGCTTGTGACTGTCAAATAATAGCGTGTTTTCACGGCGTTTTTCTGCCgtaaaattcttatttaacTACGTATCATCAAATAAACAGTGTATAAATGTGATATAATGTACTAAAAATGTGATTTGCGGAACTATTTCAAGAAGTTTTACGCTAAAACTCTTCTACAAGTGAAAGGAACTGAATTGCGAAAATGACGGCTACAACAGTGCAAAACCAGGCCAAAACCGCTACAGCGGCGCCTGCGAAGGCCCAGAAAACTTATGGGAAGATTATTTTGACGCTATACAACTGCCTTTTACCGGAAAATGTATTCAAGGAAACGCCCTCACAGACCGATGGCCTTGACATCGAAACTGAGACAGACCTCCGTATACTGGGTTGTGAAATGATACAAACTGCCGGGATCTTGCTCAAACTGCCCCAAGTAGCAATGGCAACCGGACAAATCTACCTCCAGCGGTTCTACTACTCAAAATCATTTGTTAGATATCCTATGGAAACTATGGCTATGGGCAGCATTTACTTAGCATCTAAAGTTGAAGAGAAACCTTGTAGGATAAGAGATGTCATCAATGTTTTCCATCATATAAAGCAAGTGAGGGCACAGAAAAACATTTCTCCACTCATTGTTGACCAAAATTACATAGAATTGAAAAATCAAGTCATTAAGGCTGAGCGTAGGATTCTTAAGGAGTTGGGATTCTGTGTACATGTGAAGCACCCACACAAGCTCATTGTTGTGTACCTGCAGCTGCTGCAGTATGAGAAGAACCGTCAGCTAATGCAGATGGCATGGAACTACATGAATGATGCACTACGGACTGACGTCTTCATGCGGTTCCCACCAGAGACAATAGCTTGTGCTTGCATATACTTGACAGCACGCAAGATTGGCCTTCCTCTGCCGAATAATCCACACTGGTTTCTGTTATTCAATGTACCAGAAGAAGATATTAGAGAAGTCTCCATTCGCATTCTGCAGCTCTACAAGAGAGCTAAAGTCAACCCAGAAGAATTAGAATGTAAAGTAGACATGTTACGTAAAGTTTACCAGGCTAACAAGCATATCCAAGCACAAAAAGATAGAGAGAATTCTAAAACTGAAGAAAAGAAGGTAGAATCACCTACTGCGTCAACATCTAAAGAGAGTAACAGAAGGGATTCTAAAAAGGACAAGTCACCGAAAACTCCACCTTTGTCTTCTAAGTATCATAGCAGCCATAAATCAAAGAAGGATCGGGAGGGACGTAGATCCCGATCCCCATATGAACGTAAGAGGGAATACTCAAGTAGTAGCAGCAAAAGACACAAGTCTCGTTCAAGGGACAGGGAATTGGACCGCTCCCGTGAACGGAGTAGGATGGATGACAAGCGAGGCCGTGGGATGTCACGCAAATACGATGACTATGACCGTTCTAAATCTGGCAGGGATAATAGAGATGATAAGAGAAAACATTAGACTGTATACTAACTTTAAAgtttgtaataaatacttaattgaatattattgtttattattgcatTCCTTTTGAGTATTCATCCAGTTGAATTTTAGTCATCTACAACAAAATTGTACCTATCATGCTTATATGAAAGCATTTTATACTTCTGTGGGTTCTGGCTATTCTGATAAAATTAGGACTGAAGATTAGCAGTGTTTCATATTCTTATGTTCTTGAGAATACATAGGTTGGAACAATAGGGTATGAGTTGAATTAATTATGTAAGAtgtaaagttataaatatttattactcaCCATTTAATGACTAATAGCTTATTAAATATACCGTAAATAGACTCCTACATCATTTTATAAGTCTCAGCAGATACATTATGCAAATCACcatcattattaattttttaataaataactttgcaaATATTGTgtgctttaaatttttttaagaaaatctattaaatattttatctgtagAGGTACCAGCTTCGGCAAAAATTAGCTTTCCTAAATCTTAGTTATTTAGttaatataaaacataattttaatgagtTACCTCCTTTTCCACTGGTTACAATAGTGTTATCTAATTCAAGTAGTGAAAGCAGATCGATTTTCATGGTTCATGTCGCAAGTAAATCAAGATTATCGAAGTGCTGAACCTCATTCTATAGAACTTGCATATGCTTCTAAGAACTTTGGCTTATAAGAACACAGGTAGGGTAGGTCCTTCTTTCGGCTTAAGGTCTTTGAGCCTTAGGCCACAGAGAAATGTACAAGCGCTATGTAATTTTTCTTAAGAACGAGGCCTTGGTGCAAAAAAGTCCCTAGAAGTAACCAAGGGTTGTCTAAAGTCAATAAAACTTAGATTCCTTCCCATGAGTTCTACTCTTATCACATTGGTCATTAATGGTTTCCCATCTTCAGCAAATATGGTATTTTATAATTAGGAAATTTTCCTATTAGTAGGTAATGTGAAAGGTCTGAATATTTGAACCATGAATGTTGTGCGATACATATGGAGTTATGAGTTCGTGAGCCATGGACCATGAATCTGAGAAATGTCACGTAGCTAGACTATGGGCACGTGCTCCCCTAGTTCTATGTTTAGATAAAAGATCAACAAACTTAATATAATGTCACATGTCACCCTTCACCTCATCCCTTTCCAGCGGCTAATCTATTTCGGGTGAGTGGGCAAAGATTTATATTTAGCTAGTCAGTCCTGAGCCCGCGAACCGAGCGCTGTGCATTAGCGCCGATCATCTCATATATTAATATCGgtttaaagatatttatttctcatAAGAACTTACATACAGTTCACTTATAATGAGATACAAAGTACttactattaaattaattatttacacctCCAGTTATAGTATCTAGGTTTACATTAGAGTGTGCATACATAATTCctaagtttctttttaaatacgTTTAGGTTGTTACAATCTCTCATCTCATTAGGTAAATTATTGTATAGCTGTGCTCCTTCAAATAATATCGTTTTCTTCCCATAATTTGTTCGAATTTTAATGagttgtagtttatttttctttcttaaatTATGTGTACTTGTTTTTGTAGGTAGTTGCAAGTCAGTTAAAACATGATTAgatataatttttttgattAGAATGCAAGTGTTATAGATGTATAATTGCTTAAGATTtagtaatttactttttttgtataataattttgttggaGTGAGGTAGTGGTATcggaacaatattttaattaatttattctgaaTCCTCTGAAGTGGGCTTATATTGGTTACAGCAGCTGATCCCCATACCTCAATTAGGTATTCTAGGTGTGATTTGATGAGGGAGTTGTATATGACTGTACGTACTTTTTGTGGAATACACTTTGCGACCTTACGTAATGCTCCTAGTGTTGACGTTAGTTTGGTTCTAGTATGATCGATGTGCATTTTCCATGTTAATTTGTCATCCAGCCACAGTCCGAGATATTTTTCatgatttgattgatttattgtttcattatttattctgAGTTGTGTAAAGTCtggtatgtttttattttttgccgcAAATATCATGAAAGATGTCTTTGAGGTGTTAATTGTCAGCAGATTGTATTTTAACCACTCGTTAATGAGGTCAAGGTCTTTTTGTGCGTCGGCTATAATGTTGTGGATTGATTTTCCATAGTAAAAAAGACATGTGTCGTCTGCATATAATGTTAGCTTTCCTGTTAAGCCAATTTTATTAAGGTTATTTATGTAGATTAAGAATAATAGTGGACTGATTATTGAGCCCTGTGGACAGCCGTATGGTGGCATGGTTTTGATTGCGCTTGTAGTatcctttattttataaatattataggtTTAAAATCAATAGGTTTGGTTTGGAACATCACTTGATTGTTATGTGGCCCTGGTATTTGTGTTTGATTTTAAAGGTCAAAATCTTAGCGTTTAAGTGTGGTTTATAAAATTCTGAGGGTGTAAGCAGAACTGGCAATTATTGTGGTAATCGATTGgtcatttaaatattgtacTGTTGATGTTTTCCGGTACAATTTTCTTGGTCAGCAGACCAAGTTTTGTCGATGTTTATGTACAGACTAATTAGTGCTTCGTCACGTTCTACGACCAATAGTTCTTTCGCATTGTTTGTTCTCAAAAGGAAATCTTTGTAGGGACACTAAGGTTCAATATTACCTAACTCTACCTAGTAACGTGGTTAATCTTGTCTAAACTCTACCTGCCTAGAAATGATTGATTTAGTTCCTAAATGTTCTCAAAAGTAAGGCGCTGTTCGCATGCGCGGATTttctaaatatgtatgtgtaggtAATTTTGTTATCCCGATTGGAATATGTACAAATGACAAGTATGGTATGTATGTATGGCATGTTTACCTAGCTTATTGGAAGATTTTCAATGTCAGAAATGCATCTAATATTAGGTAACCCGTTAGAATGCATGATGCATTTTCATTCTGAATAGTTTTAACTCTTAAATAACCAGGAATTTATTCAGAAAATGTTCTATGTAAGTAAACTTatctttttaagttttttgtctTAGTGTGATGACGGTACGTTTATGACATTATAAGTGGTGAGGGACATTATAAAGTAAcccaatgaaaattaaaataccgTCTAGACAAAACATTGCAGGTACTTACTTTCCGTATTGTAGATAGGTAAGAAGTAGGTCTCCAAATACAATGGTAAGGTTTTTAGGATATTAATTTAGTCCTGACCTAATTAGATCGTATCTAAGCTTTCATGTTAAGATTACCTACAATCTACAAGATTTCAttgtcaaacaaaataaatacaatgacTTCTATCAAGCACAAGGGTATTAACAATTTTAGTTTGGTCTTTTGATAGGTACTCACTGATTGgaattaggtatacctacctgCCGAATATATTTTTGAACGGAAGTGACtttttataacttttcagtGTGCTGCCATTTCAGTATTTATGGGTCAACTTTTCTACAGTCGACGTTGCCAAAAGTTGGCACAAAGgaccatattattatttatttacagtgaTTTACAATTAGATTACTTACCTGGAGTAGGATATATCCTGTCCTAAGTAATTTACTATAGGGTCCAAGAATTATTGGCACATTAAACTGATGTCAGATAGATATTATGACTAGCTGATAAACTATCAGTTACCCTCTAATAGTTAGTTGCATCCCGGTGATGCACATAAGTGCAAAGTGCAACTTACAATATAGCGGTTCTAAGTCTAGCTAGGTAAAGGTTTTGTTCATAGATTCTCGTACACTCAGAGATAATTATGTTGTATTTCgaaacattttcataattattttaccgCAAATAGAAACCGGAATTACCTGTGTGTTATTTCATAACCATGGACggtttttttacttaattgtaGGCGAACTACAATGACTTACTGAAAATATTAACTGTCGTGTCGGAAAATTATACAATATTATGTTGTAGCTACATAATTAGCGACCTCAAATTACCTAATAAACCTTGAGCCTTGAACTTACATAACCGAAACGactattaagtaataaaacattCCAATATTTTACTTCTAGCCATAGACTTATTATTCAGGTCTTGTTTCAACCGAACCTTTATTACAATGCTCCCCACTCTCTTTTGCAGTTCAAGAATAAAGCTACCTTAACCTTTTTAACACGAAGACGGATTATTTGTTATAGCTAAAATGCCTGTCAGAACGAAATCTGCCCCTGGTGAGTTTTTCACTCAAGTAGTTAGAATGTGTTCAAGACTACATTAAGttggtacctatataaaaatggTTTCTTGGGTTAGACTGGTGACCTCTCTTGTATTGTGTATTTATGTCATTTAAATGTGGAAATCTTTAGGAATAAATTGGAAGTAATTATATGGCTAGTGTTTAACTATTGTCTTAATGTAGTTTAGAGTGGCTGTAGTAGGTTCCTACCTAGTAGTTCAATTAGTTGCAAAACgttatggctgatttacattgagtcagtaactgacgtcagtccactgacaagtcagtgctgacccggcactgccatcgtgtaaattgatttgaagtcagtacagtactactgacgaaacactgacactacactgacttcgtgtaaatagcacgcgtcagttttcggcgcctacactgacgtcagttactgactcaatatAAATCAGcctttatgtatatttttttattctataaaGACTCCATGCTATGCCCACTAGATTGTATTAAGAGCCACGGAGAAGCCATTTAGCAAACCacttaaaaatatgatattactttatttaattacaaaaaatagtaGATATAAGCTCATTGTTTACgtacaaatacaatttattagaGCCAGTTATCACGAATCTCGTATCACTGTGGAGTGGACCTTACCTCTGTTATCATCACATATTTCTTATCAGTACCGCTTGATCCCAGTGCTCGATACCAAATCGTGTCACACAGTTGTGTACAAcgagtaaacaaaataataataagtcattcgAGGAagtgacaaaaaaaatacaaaaaaatattttcaagtgtATTTGTGTGAAAcattattgatttaaaaaaggACTAGGTGCTCTCTGCTATTTTTCgatgtgtgtgtaaataaataagtgcactTAATTATTTAATGCATTTTTGCAGTGTTATGATATCACGgataataataggtacctaataaataactaCACGTAAAAATGAGTATATTTTCCTGTTAGTTCTAGTTAACTTAACTGTTACGGtgaagtttgttttgtaaatgaaAATGGTGGTtatgaaaaacataatttactaaTGAATACCAGAGCTACATAAACTGAAAGAAGTTATTTGTTGTAACTAACAACTTTGTACCTAACACAAATGCCCATACATACAGTACATAATTGACTATAACTTCTTTTATGaaacataaatacaaataataacatGCAAAACCGTGGTGCCTTATAGTATAAAAGAAACTGCCTTCTTAGTAAACCTTCATCACAAGTAAGGACCAAAACTATTTTTCTTATGTTAGAAACCTCAAAGATCAAAGGACCAAAATATATCTCAAATACCagtgacataaataaaaactattataaaaactgaattaataatataaagttcCAAAACACAGAAACCTACTAAGAAATAATGTAAGAGAAATTATGAAAGAAATATAAGTGTACTTGAATCTCCAAAAATAGTGATGTAATATAAGTGTTGTGTTAGTGCCATATAGTGTATAAAATGATGCCAATGCGTAAAATAGCCCATCGGGCCTGCTTCATAGTCAGTAGGACTGTATACATGACATGTAAGTATCTGTCGATATCGACAAGTTACGATAAGCAATAACACCACTTACGCCCCAGTTCACCGACAATGTAAACGTCAGTTTTGTTAAAACAACCGTTTTTATAAAGCTGTTCCACGCGATTTTATTCAAGTCTCGGGGATCGgaaaaaatatagcccatgttctGCAcagagagtgtagctttctaacagtgcaAGAATTATTCAGATTGGTTCAGTGGTTCCGGAGCCTATTCAATTCGAAAAATCAAACAAGCAATCATTTGTCTTAAACATAAGTGTAGGTAAAGATCGCGTTTAATTGTCAAAGTAaacggttgttttaagaaaaactgacgtttatattgttAGTGAAATCGAGCCTCTTGTTAATAGTGTTGATAACTATGTCAAGAATCTCGAATGTTATCGCTTTTTATTGTAATGATGTAAAAACGTACGAAGTGATTAAAATTTCTACTGAAGAATTTAAATCCTTCTTTTATGATACCTATTGATAAGTGTGAATGTTTGTATTTGCTACTTATTAATGACCTGGTTTCAATTTCTGAACCAAGGAGCACTTTAAGCCTATATAGGTAATTAATATCGCATTGTGggattaaaagtatttttagcaTTAATGTGAAGCAAAAATTCGCAAGACTTAATGGAAGCCTTAAAACCTATTAAGTGTTTCAGACGTGAAAGTATCGACAGCATGctattatttacttaccttGTATGAGTAATTTAGATAATTTCAGTTGCTAAGTCCAAATATAGTGTTATGAATCTTAGATATGACGTGTGATTAAATAGAAAAAGGTTATTCACCGCTTAACGTATGAGTGGCTTCGAGTTTCTAAGGGTTCTTTATATGGTGAACAACGTGATTGAATTAAGAGATTTTTTCCATAAAGGTAAGATTGGAAATGCTTGATAGCTCGTAGGTAATATTCCGAATATTCGTAAACCTAAAATACCATTTTTGTACTGAAAAACCAAAACCATGAATTCGTATTGTTTGTTATACAGCTAGCTGTCCCGTGTACCTTTCCCTAAATATGAAGAATGCCCTTTAAAATCCTTAATAAATACCACAAGTAAAAAATAGCATTGTTTAATTGCACCCCCTGAAtatcacaaaaacattttgtactaGGAGAGCATGACACTCCAAGAACGTACTCTTCATCAAGTAATACCTATGTGGTAGCATTTTCAAACTCCAAACCCTTCCTAACATCACAACACTCCCTACATTTGTACTAGGGGAGCATAACACACTAAGAACATACTCTTAAACTAACTCCTCATTTTCTAGGCTGCTGCGGCTGCTGCTCTGCCCTCAGGCCACGCTACAAGCGCCTAGTAGACAATATCTTCCCAGCAATACCGCAAGATGGCCTCGTCAAGACCAACATGGAGAAACTCACTTTCTACTCCCTGTCGAGTCCTGAGAAACTCGACAGGATCGGGGAATACTTGTTCCAGAAAGCCTCCAGAGATATTTATAGAAGGCGACATGGGTAAGTTTCTGATGCCTCAACTTCATTAGCTTATTTAATGtcacactgctgggcaaaggtctCTTctatacagagaaggaatgagcgttaatgaccacgcttgctcaaaaTTGACTGGCGATTTCAGGCTTGAAAGTCCAGGTGTCCTCAAGTCAAGATGTTTCCCTTCACCTTCATTGCCTTCTTGTCTGTCTATCTTTTCTCAGATCTTCTAACTCAAGATTAACCTTAACACTTATCTCCCGTTTACTTATCAGGCTATCATTTCCTTGTTCATGTCCAAAGTTATCATCTTAACTGCCACTTGAAAACTAAGTTCATCTCAAGGTTTTTGAGAAAATCGTAATGTGATCGAGCACACACTGGTTTGGATGTTTTATCTTACGAATGCGGATAAGCCATACTTGTATGTGTGAAtgtgcacattgtctttgtatgtgtAAGCTCGGGAGCGCCCAGGAGTGGTCGAATACCCAAGTCATGCATATGCATGTATTTACACACTCGAGTATGGGTCACCcgcttttgtaagataaaaCATATGTATTATTGGGGTTTTTATTAAACGTGCGATctaagggcctatgcacaccacgtcttttaaacgcgccgtcgacgcgcgttttggGATCGCGCGTCGCCGGCGCGTTTTTATTatgcagagcagtttgttgtcgtTTATATCGATACAAACACTCGTTTGCATCTCTAcacacgcgcgtttgcatcgcgtcTGCATCGgtacaaacgcgcgtcgacggcacgtttttatcctgcagagcagtttgttgtcctttgtatcgatgcaaacgcgcgtcaccggcgcgtctgtatcgatacaaacgcgcgtttgcatcgctaCACATgcgcgtttgcatcgcgtctgtatcgctacacacACGCGTCTGTATTTATACAGGTGTGCAAAGGTCTACAGGCTGCGTCTGACTCGCAtgcgtatcgcgtctgtatcgatacaaacgcgcgtcgacggcgcgtttaaaaaacgcggtgtgcataggccctaaaTCTACCTGCAGGTTACACACGCAAAACTATGACATACTTATTGACGTACTCATTCTCTTTGATTCATTCATAACCAAGCATTCCTTTTGCATTCGcaaaatgttaatgaaaaaatCATATGTATGAGAAAAGGCCTGTCAGAAAGCATGATCACGATTATATACAAAACTGCTCGACTTACAGCCTATCGTGACATATTTCGCCAAACTTATTGGCGGCATGCAACTTAATTATGAACTCAGGAATTTCTCCATAGCGAATCATAAAATAGGTTTCTCCTTAGCGACTTACCTGAAGTTTTGAACCGCCATACTTAAGAAATACAAGCAAAATGAATAAAGCAGAATCAAGAACTTTGGGTGTCCTTTAAAACAGCAGTATCGCTTTCTCCTCTACATCAAGACTGGTCTTCCAGGTTCGTAATAATAGCCATGGAGGCTATGGACCAGCTCCTGGTGGCGTGCCACTCGCAGACCCTCAACCTGTTTGTGGAGAGCTTCCTCAAGATGGTGCAGAAGCTACTCGAGTCTACTGACCCTCAGCTGCAGATCTTGGCTACGCAGAGTGTATGTATGCCTTTAGAGGGATGATTTTTGAGAAATAGAAGTGGGTTTGGTTGCCTTATCATTGTTTTGGTTTAAAGATCGATTTATGaaggtactttaaaaaatatattaatttaagaaaattttaAGGTCCTATATCGATATAAGTAGTTAATatactcaatactttattgGCATTCTGTATACATCTAGTCTAGAAACAATATGGACTAGTCTAGGGCAGAGCTTAAAACGtatatggtcttactacaaaaacttaaacatgtgtctaagacttgtctaaaaaaattgtggctgcaaaatggaccttatttcaacgtcataatctgtcatttttttagacaagtgttaaactgacgtttaaaagtttttgtggtaagacggagaaAGTTAAACAGTAGCTTATTACATAAAATCGTAATTATATTGTTTAAGTGTGTTTTTAAGTGTCATATCAATAAATACCATACTAAGGTGGCCAAAACTCACTACCAGTCAAGTCGAAGCATCTACCTTGAATCAACAGCacactttaaaaatatgtattaacttAGAGGTAGTATATGTATTACACAAATTATgtattgactgcctcgttggtctagttgtcgcaagtgtggctgctgagcacgaggtctcgggttcgattcccgagtcgggccgaaatcgctttgtgggttttagaagacattcacaaagcagcccggagcctggaagttggtgattgatacacccgtgcatcggagagcacgtaaatgtcggtcctgcgcctgatctctctccggtcgtgtcggattgccgtcccatcgggttatgagagtgaaggaatagggagtgcacccgtgtcagcgca
Protein-coding regions in this window:
- the LOC124641165 gene encoding cyclin-L1 encodes the protein MTATTVQNQAKTATAAPAKAQKTYGKIILTLYNCLLPENVFKETPSQTDGLDIETETDLRILGCEMIQTAGILLKLPQVAMATGQIYLQRFYYSKSFVRYPMETMAMGSIYLASKVEEKPCRIRDVINVFHHIKQVRAQKNISPLIVDQNYIELKNQVIKAERRILKELGFCVHVKHPHKLIVVYLQLLQYEKNRQLMQMAWNYMNDALRTDVFMRFPPETIACACIYLTARKIGLPLPNNPHWFLLFNVPEEDIREVSIRILQLYKRAKVNPEELECKVDMLRKVYQANKHIQAQKDRENSKTEEKKVESPTASTSKESNRRDSKKDKSPKTPPLSSKYHSSHKSKKDREGRRSRSPYERKREYSSSSSKRHKSRSRDRELDRSRERSRMDDKRGRGMSRKYDDYDRSKSGRDNRDDKRKH